A portion of the Lolium rigidum isolate FL_2022 chromosome 1, APGP_CSIRO_Lrig_0.1, whole genome shotgun sequence genome contains these proteins:
- the LOC124655546 gene encoding endoglucanase 19-like → MESRSSSLVAAVAVLQLLLLAPSLAAAFNYADALSKSLIFFEGQRSGKLPLGNRMPWRADSGLTDGAQYNVDLVGGYYDAGDNVKFGLPMAFTTTMLAWSVADFGKFMGAELPHARAAVRWGADYLLKAATATPGALYVQVGDPGRDHACWERPEDMDTPRGVYRVDGSKPGSDVAGETAAALAASSVAFRRSDPAYSARLLHAAMAVFEFADRHRGSYSDSLSADVCPYYCSYSGYHDELLWAASWLHRASNNATYMAYVQAYGMQLGAADDDFSFSWDDKRAGTKVLLSRGFLRRKLQGLELYKSHSDSYICSLVPGTSGFQAGQYTPGGLIYKEGESNMQYVTTATFLMLAYAKYLKSSGAVVSCGGRDLAPADLVALAKRQVDYILGKNPAGRSYMVGFGARYPERAHHRGASMPSVHAHPGRIGCDAGFQYLHAAGANPNVLIGAVLGGPDAHDGFDDDRGNYAQSEPATYINAPLVGPLAFFAGTIKKYN, encoded by the exons ATGgagagcaggagcagcagcttgGTTGCTGCTGTAGCGGTGCtccagctgctgctgctcgcTCCGAGCTTGGCAGCGGCGTTCAACTACGCCGACGCGCTGTCCAAGTCCCTCATCTTCTTCGAGGGCCAGCGCTCCGGCAAGCTGCCCCTCGGCAACCGCATGCCGTGGCGCGCCGACTCCGGCCTCACCGACGGCGCGCAGTACAAT GTGGATCTGGTGGGCGGTTACTACGACGCCGGCGACAACGTCAAGTTCGGGCTGCCGATGGCCTTCACGACGACGATGCTGGCGTGGAGCGTGGCGGACTTCGGCAAGTTCATGGGCGCGGAGCTGCCCCACGCCAGGGCCGCCGTGCGCTGGGGCGCCGACTACCTCCTcaaggccgccaccgccaccccgGGCGCGCTGTACGTGCAGGTGGGCGACCCCGGGCGCGACCACGCGTGCTGGGAGCGGCCCGAGGACATGGACACCCCGCGCGGCGTGTACCGCGTGGACGGCAGCAAGCCCGGGTCCGACGTCGCCGGCGAGACGGCGGCCGCGCTGGCGGCGTCCTCCGTGGCGTTCCGCCGCTCGGATCCGGCCTACTCCGCGCGGCTGCTCCACGCTGCCATGGCGGTGTTCGAGTTCGCGGACCGGCACCGCGGCTCCTACAGCGACTCCCTGAGCGCGGACGTGTGCCCGTACTACTGCTCCTACTCCGGGTACCACGACGAGCTGCTGTGGGCGGCGTCGTGGCTGCACCGGGCGTCCAACAACGCGACGTACATGGCGTACGTGCAGGCTTACGGCATGCAGCTGGGCGCGGCCGACGACGACTTCTCCTTCAGCTGGGACGACAAGCGGGCGGGCACGAAGGTGCTGCTGTCCAGGGGGTTCCTGCGGCGGAAGCTGCAGGGGCTGGAGCTCTACAAGTCGCACTCCGACAGCTACATCTGCTCGCTGGTGCCCGGGACGAGCGGGTTCCAGGCGGGGCAGTACACGCCGGGCGGGCTGATCTACAAGGAGGGCGAGAGCAACATGCAGTACGTGACCACCGCCACCTTCCTCATGCTCGCCTACGCCAAGTACCTCAAGTCCAGCGGCGCCGTCGTGTCCTGCGGCGGCCGCGACCTGGCCCCGGCGGACCTGGTGGCGCTCGCGAAGCGGCAGGTGGACTACATCCTGGGGAAGAACCCGGCGGGGAGGTCGTACATGGTCGGATTCGGGGCGCGGTACCCGGAGCGCGCGCACCACCGGGGCGCGTCCATGCCGTCCGTGCACGCGCACCCGGGCCGCATCGGCTGCGACGCCGGGTTCCAGTACCTGCACGCCGCCGGAGCCAACCCGAACGTGCTCATCGGCGCCGTGCTCGGAGGGCCCGACGCGCACGACGGCTTCGACGACGACCGCGGCAACTACGCGCAGTCGGAGCCCGCCACCTACATCAACGCGCCGCTCGTCGGGCCCCTCGCGTTCTTCGCCGGAACCATCAAGAAGTACAACTAG